ATTTAAGACCGTGGTGCTGCTTGTTTTCTAAGCTACAAAATGTTGCTTAAATGACAAGGTGCCAGTTTCTCATCCTCTAGTTTTTGCCCTCACTTTGATTCCTCTCGTAGGGTTCACTTGGAGAGCGGCAACTGCCACAGCCCACCCCAACCCATCGTGCGCCCACTGAAAACCGAGGTGTGCAACTTCAGCAAGACCAGCGCCAAAGCCTCCGGCGCGGTGGGCCTCCTGGCCTACGACCTGTTCCAGAAGGACAGGGGCGAAACCGAGAAATTAGTCATAATGTTCTCTGTGCCCTACGACTATGGTACGTACAAGAACTGGGTGGCCGTAGGACTCTTCGAGCAGGGCAAAGAGGTCAACGAGGCTCTGTTCAAAGAGATGTATTACAACAAAGAGCAGGTGAACTTTGCAAGGGCAGAGGCCACCGGCTCCGGTCTCATATATGAGGGCAGGAACCTCGACATCATGGTCACCATGTCTCCTCTGGGCAGGGCCATCATGAAGGTGGAGTTGTGGGACAAGCTCTTCACTCCGAGAATGTCACAGGGTCCGTACTAAGATGCATTTCTGtcaaaaatgttgatgttgaaatGTTGAGGCCTCTGTACATCTGTGCTACTGTACCATGTGTTCATGCAATAAATCCACAACAAGTCTGATATGACAAAACCTGTGTCTCAGTGATCATtacaaggaagaaaaaaaataattggcaCAGCTTTAGAACAGTTGAGCCAACTCTTGGAGCAGGTTTGTCTCCGTGACTCATCTCTGCAATTAATCAACCTGCGTTTGTTCTCGATTTAAAGCACAGATATGATTTTACTCACCACGCACGTACAGAAACActtgacacacaaaaaaaaatatcaaaatgtggAAGTTTTTAATATCCAAACAAAGAATCATCTGaattattttgtaaaagacaaatTTGTTAACTTAAAAATGAGGTCCAGTGTTAATTTGTATAATTCTGTAAAGATGAATGCGAATGCAGCTTGTATGTATTGCACAAGGTCACCACCTAGTGGTCCAGAGTGGTTGTTGCGGTGGAAGCTTTAAATTCTACATGTACTTAGACATCAGGAAAACCATTGTATATACATTATGTGTGGATTAATTAAACAGGATACAACTTTTATATAAGTGAGCTTAAGATATTTTAAATCTAGGCTATTCTGAGCCATTTGTttcccctgtttcctgtttttatgctaagctaaatcAAATAATATTCTGGCTACATCTTCCTATTTAACAGACAGTTATCTATAACTGCTAGGAAATTGACTAAAGTGATGAAGACATGAGGTACTTCTTTGGCTTTCTTAgcctttttttctaaatatctTTGGTTAAAAGAAACATACAGTCCTTTATAGTCAGTCAGTGAAGTAAAGTCAGTGTTGGCTTCTTTAAACCGGGACCACAATCCCTCTGAATTGAGTAGTGTATGTCCCTACACCTAACAAAACCTTGATAATTTAAACGACTAACAGGTGAAGTGAAAAACATTAATCATCTTTGTTGCAACGcagtgttctgctgggaaaccttaaGTCCACCGGCAGCACAGAAACTTCTCTGACCAAAATTTGCTCAGGGCGTCGACCTGGCCTCCGAATTCCCCGATCCGCTTGAACCGCGGGACGTGCAGGAACAAGCCCGACCCATGGAGGCCGCACCTCGCAACCCACAGGTCTCAAATGAGCTGCggcattaaaaccactgacaccAGCTACGTGTATTCAGAGTCTGAGGTCATGTGAACAGCATACTCTTTTTTGGATACTCCCAATTAGGCCTTATTCTTAATCCGGCATGTCCCACGGATGCTCGATCGGGAGGGGACCTGGGGAATTTAGAGACCAGGTCAAAGCGTTGAGCGAGGGAGGTGATGCCATCAAGTAATGTTTAGATGCCAGGTCAAAGTGCTGAGCTCTTTGAAAGGCTGTTTccccgtttccagtctttatgctaaactaacatctcctcctctcctggcGAGAGTGGAGACAGAATACTAACAATTTCGGATATTGGCTGACTCAACCTACAAAGCATCAGCAATCGAATATCTTACCAACAGGAGCTCTAACTGTCAGTAAAATTCACCAAATGAGGAAGAAATGTTGTACTTATATTTGTCAGAATTACGTGAAATGAGCCTTAACATTtgtgattatttagtttgtgtatctgtgtctcCATCTGTGCAGGATCAGTCTGATCCGGAGCACTGCTCGtaaaaaacactgacaacagtTTTGAACCTGTCCTTCAGATACATCTCAAGTGTTTCCAGTGGCATTTGTCTCACATCGTATCCCCTGAACTGTTTCTTAGTTTTCTCACTTATGGGCACAATCTCCTCGGTGCTGTTGCGGTCGTTGCGGCCGATCGCAGCGTACGTGGGAAACGCATCCTTCAGTATCGCTGGAAGACTGTTGTTGTAGTTTGGGCAGCAGTAGGCCGACCAAATATACTCTGGCACGGCAACACGATGATTCTTGAGCCAGCGATCTTCATTCAGATACGGGATGATGCCGGTGATGATGTACGCCTCTCCCAGACAGAAGGCCGCCAGAGTTTTGCTGACACTGTCCTCCAGCAGTTCCCAGGGCCCGTCGTTAGAGCCTACCTTCTGAGGAACTATATTAGTGAGGGTGAAGGTGGCGGAGCGGTTTTCGCGGCTCTGGTGGTGAAGGCTGGGGTTTAAGTGGCCACGAGAGTAGGTAGAGTTAATGTAGTCCTGGTCCACCGCCTGGCTCTCCACCACGTTCTGGTCCAGAGGGCCCGGAGGGAAGGGGATCATGTTGCCCTCAGCTCCTGGGTAGGCTAACTGTTTAATCGGTGGAAGGAAAAAGGGATgtagttaaaaagaaaaagaaaaagaaaattgtaaaaaatgacttttgatGTCAATGTATTcggttgcagagatatctaatgacgttagcatgctgatCAGCGAGCCCTGCCCCGTCTCGGTCCAAAGCTCCCTTGCTAGCGATGTCGACACCAACACTCACCAAGTCTGGACTGCTAGATGCACAGCTAACTATGCTAACTAGTTAACCGCCTGTTTGTATAAGTAGATACAAATCCATAATTTTTAAAGAGAGGCCTTTAAATGTACAACTTGTTTTGGCCATGTCGTCACAGTTTAACCTCCAGGGCTATCGAAACCTTAAAATATACACAGTGTTCTTTGCAGTATGGAGAGTCCAGTTCTCCTTTACTGGGGCTCAGTTCTGCCTTTTCTTGTTATGACGTAAATAACGCCTAACTGGAACATCAGTCTGTACAAAGTACAGAGTCTTTTTGAGGACGTCAATGATTCATGTCTTGTTTCAGTGCTGACGTACACATCTGAATAAACCATCAAAACTTCAAATCAAAACCTGTGAAGATGCTTATATCGTCTCTGGACTGTTCCTCGACTTTCACCTTGCATGTTTAATACTTTAAATTAACGTTTCAAATCAATGAATCAGCCaacaagatatttaaaaagaTCCTCACCTGTGGCTCAAACTTCCAGGATGCGGAGGGTCTCTTCCCTGCCGGTACAGAGTAAACATATGCTGAAAACCACGGAGAGCGACGAGGTCGACTGTACAAGGTGGCAAAGCGGTACTGGTTGTTAAAACGCTGGCAGATGGGGGTCCCAGACGGACCTTTGGGAGGCCAAGACTTGTAGAAAAACTGCAGGCATGGAGCGAAATCCCCAACATCAGCTGCACACAGGCACCAGCCTCCAGCCAGGACGACCACAGCGAGAGCGGAGTAAGGCGACATTATGATAACGTgccttcacacagactcagtgaaATTCAGGGAGGCATGAGTTCATCGAGAGCTGTTTCCATTTGCATGAACACATGACCTCTCggtgaaagaggaagaggtTTCAACATTAGtttcacacagctgtttgcTTACGTACCATGATTGTTGCAGACAGGAAGGCTGGCAGGTTCAACAAAGGAGGGAGCTTTAATGAAAACTGATAGGATAAAGACAAAGACTCACATACAAACAGGAACAGAGGTGCTAACGAAGCTGATGTGAGAAAGGTGTGGGGAGGAGCCGGGAGGGAAAGAGAACTCTGGGAACGCAGGTGAGCAGGAAGAAGAAGGTGATGAGAATAAAAGACTCAAAGGCTGAATCCAGACCTCCACCCTCTGGACTTGTGGACTCACTGTGGTTCACTTTCATAACATGAAGTCTACGAGTGCGTGAGACTGCAAGGCAAATATAAGCCACTGATAGACAAGTCAGAAGactacaataataaaatgtggaCTAACCTTCTAAATATTTCTGTGCTATGAcatgatttaacattttttatgtcCAACAAGATTTAAGTAACTTGTTATAATAAAGTAATTGTTTTAAGTTGTAGTTGTTTTAGTTGGTGAGTTTCGACAGCCCTCGAGATTCGTTGACTTCCAACGAACGTTGCAGCCCGAGACTTGGACTCGATTGTCAATGGACTTGCGTTTCTAAATGCTCTTTTCCGCTCAACGCGCTTtacaacacatgaacacattcacacacagattcaTACACTAATGGCAGAGGCTGacagctgctcatcaggagcaatttggggttcagaaTCAGTAGGATACAgtacttcaacatgcagccgGGGTGCAAAGGGACCTTCCGATTATTGGACGACCCGCTACAACCGCCTCCATGACTTACTCCTAAGGCGTCCTTCTCCAGGAGATTAATTTTGCACAATGAGCTCATTGTCCAGATCAcagcatgcaaaaaaaaaaaaacagttttgggGAAAATATTGTCTTActgcccagtgtgtgtgtgtgtgtgtgtgtgcatgtgtgggtggCTGCGTGTCTCCCTGCAGTCCTGTGTGCGAGTGCATACAACACAAAGAGAGGACGTCCTCTGTGGGAAaactctctgcctctcctcccgtttcaaaatatacacacacatctgaagTCCATTTGTCGAACCcaccctcccccacctccctcccgTCCTTATGTAACACAGTAATCGGGTTTGGAGTTTGGATTCCTGTCCGTGTAGGAGCTGGACTTCACTTATCCAGAGGCTCACACTCTTATTTCTCAACTTTTTCAGAGCTTTAAGGTAGGCTGCAACACTTCTCCATTTTCAAAAACCAAATGCCTTCACAGCTTTACTGAAGAAGTGTGATTCTGTTCAGCTGACACTAACTTTGCAGCACTCTAAAATGCCTATGTTCAACAGTTTTAAATCAGAGGAAGTTGCTGATCTGTATGAAAGAGTGCATGCGGTTAGATTCCTGTTTTGGCTTTCTCAACCCGCAAAGAGGAAGCTGGGTGCTGgagagaaatgtttttaagcctGTTAGTGTTTTTAGCCTGGTAGCAAGTCTCTGCTGAGCACAGATGTGGGCTTTAAAACTGGGCTTTTGTCAGTCCAACTTGAAAGTGTTAGAGCAGCAATTGTTTTTTAAGCAAAGGCACTCTGGTGTCCATGTAATCACTTCTCGTCTGATTCTCAGAGGGACTTTAGCTAATTTAATCCCGTAAATTGGATATATTTATTGAATCAGACAAAACGTCACTACTTGCTGCAACAGCAACATGTTGAGTAACTAACTCAACTTCTGACGTAAAGCTATTTTTTGGAcattgctgtttattttttatccaatgatgaaaaatgaacataatgtCAAAATAGTTCTCCTGATCTGAAATTAagttttggatttagatttagataGTCAGTCTGCTGCAGACATGAACCTTCAAATCTGATTGGTAACACAAAAGATATCAGCGTCAAAGTAACGTTAGCATACAACCATATCTAAAGCACTTGATAGACATATGTCATGTTAGCTTACCTTTCTATAAAATGGGCATGCCAGTCTGTTgtagtttgttttgtattgcagCTGCATCTCATCTGATTTTCAGTGGGTCTTTAGCAGAATAAATGATATAAATTGGATATTTTTATTGAACCGGGACAGACACATAATGTGTTACATGAATGGAAGATACTGACGTTCTGTAACTTGGTGCTGTAGGTCGAGTAGCCGACTCATCTTCTGAAGTAAAGATATTTTTTAGGCAACAGAGGATACAAAGGTTTTACAATTAGAGGCTACACAAATTCCATGTTTATGAcggttgaaaaagaaaataattagttCACATTATAGTTTATTCGTTATCCACTGATGAAAAATGATGTACAACATGTCGTAATAGTTGTCCTTAACTATTATTAAAGTACGGCCTTGTATTCATCATCAAAAATAGGTCGTCTTCTCAGATAGTTAAATACGTTTGTTAGCAAGAGGATTCACAAATGTATAATTAATTCAGTATGTACGTTTGCTCTTTTCCTCAGAGGTAACCCATGGGGAACATCCCAGGAGTTTCACTTCTGCTTCTGGTGGTGAGTTTATCCATCATGACAGGTTCCGGCGTCCATGGCGGAAAGATCTTGGTGTTCCCTGTGGATGGAAGCCACTGGGTCAACATGAACCTGTTGATCCAGAGGCTCCATGCCAGAGGCCATGAAGTCACCGTGGTCCGCACGGCCACCAGCTGGTACATAAAAGAAGACGCACCACATTACAGCTCCATCACTGTCACCCTGCCTGAAGCCATCAGCATAGAGGAGCAGGATTTCTTTGTGACCTTCCTGGTTAAGATGCTGGCGATTCAGAAAGAGGGAGCGTCTGTTATCGGCTTTATGAGCTTCTATTGGGAAATGCTCACTGCGCTTTCAAAGATTCACCAGCAGGCCAGTCTGTTGGCGGTGGAAATGTTTGAGAACAAGACTCTAATGCAGAGTATCCGTGACACTCAGTTTGACTTGGCTCTTATCGACCCGGGGTTGCCGGTTGGAGTTCTGGTTGCTCATGAACTGAAGCTGCCGACTGTTTTTAACGTGAGGTGGATCACCAGCGCAGAGGGGCATTTTGTGGTAGCTCCATCTCCAACATCCTACGTTCCGACTTCAGGAAATGCTGCTTCGGATAAGATGACCTTTGGGGAAAGAGTCAAGAACGTATTCCTCTATGTCCTTAACACGTGCATTGACAAGTTCATAGTATGCCCCCACTATGATAGACTGGTAGACAGGTACTTTGGTCCAGATGTGAACTTCTATCATCTTCTCCAAGGAGCAGACATCTGGCTCATGAGGGTGGACTTTGTCTTTGAATTCCCCAGACCCACCTTGCCAAACATCGTCT
Above is a genomic segment from Sparus aurata chromosome 20, fSpaAur1.1, whole genome shotgun sequence containing:
- the LOC115571285 gene encoding echotoxin-2-like, with translation MSESAEALAANLKSRRNVTIEITNITNTYCLLDPVVHLESGNCHSPPQPIVRPLKTEVCNFSKTSAKASGAVGLLAYDLFQKDRGETEKLVIMFSVPYDYGTYKNWVAVGLFEQGKEVNEALFKEMYYNKEQVNFARAEATGSGLIYEGRNLDIMVTMSPLGRAIMKVELWDKLFTPRMSQGPY
- the LOC115571284 gene encoding endonuclease domain-containing 1 protein-like; translation: MSPYSALAVVVLAGGWCLCAADVGDFAPCLQFFYKSWPPKGPSGTPICQRFNNQYRFATLYSRPRRSPWFSAYVYSVPAGKRPSASWKFEPQLAYPGAEGNMIPFPPGPLDQNVVESQAVDQDYINSTYSRGHLNPSLHHQSRENRSATFTLTNIVPQKVGSNDGPWELLEDSVSKTLAAFCLGEAYIITGIIPYLNEDRWLKNHRVAVPEYIWSAYCCPNYNNSLPAILKDAFPTYAAIGRNDRNSTEEIVPISEKTKKQFRGYDVRQMPLETLEMYLKDRFKTVVSVFYEQCSGSD